A DNA window from Camelina sativa cultivar DH55 chromosome 13, Cs, whole genome shotgun sequence contains the following coding sequences:
- the LOC104738440 gene encoding glutathione S-transferase T3-like, whose protein sequence is MNPFSHPPGFMDLLNSQGETHTNPYDIDSPNIELGESQVPAFSTQYSDAQHEDRRSRNKWAPADDILLISAWLNTSKDPIVSNEQKRASFWKRIADYFNENLKDARQRREVSHCKQRWGKINDIVCKFVGCYEAATKEKSSGQNENDVMKLANDIYYNDYNLKFTLEHAWRELRHDQKWCSPSTTNRTGTAKRRKVGDGSGQSSNSEPMTRPPGVKSCKGKSKKNVNETFPVVEDGKYLSELEAIYELKEKDFALREKISNRNMLEMILAKTEPLSDIDIALKNKLINDLLS, encoded by the coding sequence ATGAATCCATTTAGCCACCCTCCTGGCTTCATGGACCTATTAAATAGTCAAGGAGAAACCCACACCAATCCTTATGATATTGATTCACCAAATATTGAACTTGGTGAATCACAAGTTCCGGCGTTTAGCACTCAATATTCAGATGCACAACATGAAGACCGTAGATCAAGAAATAAATGGGCACCAGCAGATGATATTCTTCTCATTAGTGCATGGCTAAACACGAGCAAGGATCCCATAGTCAGTAATGAGCAAAAACGTGCATCTTTTTGGAAACGAATTGCAGATTATTTCAATGAAAATCTGAAGGATGCACGACAAAGGAGAGAAGTCAGTCATTGTAAGCAGAGGTGGGGAAAGATAAATGATATAGTGTGCAAGTTTGTTGGATGCTATGAGGCTGCGACAAAGGAAAAATCAAGTGGCCAAAATGAGAATGATGTTATGAAGCTAGCAAacgatatatattataatgattACAATTTGAAGTTCACATTGGAGCACGCTTGGCGAGAGCTAAGACATGATCAGAAATGGTGTTCACCTTCTACTACTAACCGGACTGGCACGGCTAAAAGAAGAAAGGTTGGGGATGGCTCTGGACAGTCTTCAAACTCCGAACCAATGACTCGTCCACCTGGTGTTAAATCTTGCAAGGGAAAGTCGAAGAAGAATGTAAACGAGACATTCCCTGTTGTTGAAGATGGAAAATATCTGTCGGAGTTAGAGGCAATCTAtgagttaaaagaaaaagattttgcTTTGAGAGAGAAGATAAGTAATCGCAACATGCTTGAAATGATACTTGCAAAAACAGAGCCACTTAGTGATATTGATATTGCTTTAAAGAACAAGCTAATTAATGATTTGTTAAGCTAA
- the LOC104738441 gene encoding uncharacterized protein LOC104738441 — protein MASSSTNNFDDFDKMLDERFDQVYDQAFDHIVSAHAARQQARKPRKKRVYIERDREDGHDRLWNDYFSEDATYPPPLFRRRYRMNKALFMRITDRLSNEILFFQQRRDATGRFALSAIQKCTAAIRMMAYGCAADALDEYLRLSETTAMQCLVNFVEGVINLFGDEYLRRPTPEDLQRLLDIGELRGFPGMIGSIDCMHWEWKNCPTAWKGQYTRGSGNPTIVLEAVASHDLWI, from the coding sequence ATGGCATCTTCTTCTACtaataattttgatgatttcgACAAAATGCTTGATGAGAGATTTGATCAAGTGTACGATCAAGCGTTCGATCATATTGTTTCTGCTCATGCTGCTCGCCAACAAGCAAGAAAGCCAAGGAAAAAAAGAGTCTATATTGAAAGAGATCGTGAAGATGGACACGATCGcttgtggaacgattattttagTGAAGATGCAACATACCCTCCTCCTCTTTTTCGTCGTCGCTATAGAATGAACAAGGCGCTGTTCATGCGTATTACTGATCGACTCTCTAATGAAATTCTAttctttcaacaaagaagagatgctaccGGAAGGTTCGCTCTCTCTGCAATACAGAAATGTACAGCagcaattcgtatgatggcatatggttgTGCAGCTGATGCGCTTGACGAATACCTCCGACTTTCTGAAACCACTGCGATGCAATGCTTGGTCAATTTTGTTGAAGGagtcataaatttatttggGGATGAGTATCTAAGGAGACCCACACCAGAGGATCTTCAACGTTTACTCGATATTGGAGAGCTACGAGGATTTCCGgggatgataggaagcatcgattgtatgcattgggaatGGAAGAATTGCCCAAccgcatggaaaggtcaatacACACGTGGATCCGGAAATCCAACCATCGTTTTAGAGGCTGTAGCGTCACACGATCTATGGATATGA
- the LOC104738443 gene encoding putative F-box protein At3g23950, translating to MEKKQKQNLVPEEAWVKILARLSLRSIARFRSFCKEWKSTIDSDFFRDLYESVNSSSSSVSWSIFMNNSNRTEIIGHHGCQRWGLTDSLGSFIMRHNDTTTTVRKTSVLSCTDGLVLLYTETIEGAPMYHVGNPLLQQWVLIPFPPHLSGYDVVRLQESQYFNDNGLVTKMEKGIAVGYKVVWTSVSRFVSNQLTFMIYSSETGSWMTKEVRCRQSLIWTRLAHSVPLNGRLHWLATIDNSSMDANYVVYYDFYSGGDESTMIPFPDIQQYQDTRRFKRTITTSAGSLMYCNVFSDNNSALCTIRVWRLVGTHEHPNSWHLFWQVIARGNGVDYFPLVMHPFNSDIMYCWSCNRDSLVMFNLRARKCSLYKEGMKNKSMDGCIMRISGCKEFMDTIYPKLANDMYXIVEVMSLL from the coding sequence atggagaaaaaacaaaaacaaaatttggtgcCAGAGGAAGCATGGGTGAAGATATTGGCTAGATTATCATTGAGAAGCATCGCTAGATTCAGATCATTCTGCAAAGAATGGAAATCTACGATAGATTCCGACTTCTTCCGAGATCTCTACGAGTCTGTGAACTCGTCCTCATCCTCCGTTTCGTGGTCAATCTTCATGAACAATAGTAACAGAACAGAGATCATAGGACACCATGGATGCCAGAGATGGGGACTTACCGATTCCTTAGGCTCTTTCATTATGCGTCACAATGACACCACCACCACAGTGAGAAAAACTAGTGTCTTGAGCTGCACGGATGGATTGGTATTGCTTTACACCGAAACCATCGAAGGAGCACCCATGTATCATGTCGGAAACCCGTTGTTGCAACAATGGGTTCTGATCCCATTTCCTCCGCATCTCTCAGGTTATGATGTCGTGAGGTTACAGGAGAGTCAATATTTTAACGACAATGGACTGGTCACAAAGATGGAAAAGGGTATTGCCGTGGGTTACAAGGTTGTCTGGACGTCGGTCTCTCGTTTTGTGTCTAATCAACTCACTTTTATGATATATTCCTCTGAAACAGGGTCGTGGATGACAAAAGAGGTTCGTTGTCGCCAAAGCTTAATCTGGACTAGATTAGCGCATTCGGTTCCTTTAAACGGGCGTCTTCACTGGCTTGCTACGATTGATAACTCCTCCATGGACGCAAATTATGTTGTCTACTATGATTTCTATAGTGGAGGTGATGAGTCTACTATGATTCCTTTTCCTGATATCCAACAATATCAAGACACTCGGCGTTTCAAGAGAACAATCACAACCTCTGCTGGATCCTTGATGTATTGCAACGTTTTCAGTGATAATAATAGTGCACTCTGTACAATCAGGGTTTGGAGGCTGGTCGGTACGCATGAGCATCCTAATTCATGGCATCTCTTTTGGCAAGTCATCGCCAGGGGTAATGGTGTTGATTATTTCCCCCTGGTGATGCATCCTTTCAACTCTGATATCATGTACTGTTGGAGTTGTAACAGGGACTCTCTGGTCATGTTTAACTTGAGGGCACGCAAGTGTAGTCTTTACAAGGAGGGAATGAAGAACAAGTCTATGGATGGTTGTATCATGAGAATTAGCGGTTGCAAGGAGTTTATGGACACCATCTATCCAAAGCTCGCCAATGATATGTACNCTATAGTGGAGGTGATGAGTCTACTATGA
- the LOC104737324 gene encoding uncharacterized protein LOC104737324, with amino-acid sequence MEGQQQEQQQEIWVGCRLSVSRLNSFISIANSWSLTAAHHDEGAVIQDVRVWFPGSIQTVVFAPDGNIVGGNGGAGNGGGGGNGGGGGNGGGGGNGGAQDQAIIEKQNNGGVGQHNGYEGNGEDEVDAAADEEAAKVDENADEEAAKVDENADDEAAKVDENVDEQAAKVDENAEEEDAAVAEEENAEGEDAHVEDAALAEEQNNDEINSRKRKRTDNACVSNKKTHTS; translated from the coding sequence ATGGAAggtcaacaacaagaacaacaacaagaaatcTGGGTCGGATGCAGACTATCTGTATCAAGGTTGAACAGTTTCATTAGTATCGCCAATTCATGGTCCTTGACTGCTGCGCACCATGATGAAGGAGCTGTTATACAAGATGTTCGAGTGTGGTTCCCTGGGAGTATTCAAACCGTTGTCTTTGCACCAGATGGTAATATTGTTGGTGGGAATGGAGGAGCTGGTAACGGAGGAGGTGGTGGGAACGGAGGAGGTGGTGGGAACGGAGGAGGTGGTGGGAACGGAGGTGCACAGGATCAAGCTATTATTGAGAAACAGAATAATGGTGGTGTAGGCCAACACAATGGATATGAAGGTAatggagaagatgaagttgaCGCAGCAGCAGACGAAGAGGCAGCCAAAGTGGATGAAAACGCAGACGAAGAGGCAGCCAAAGTGGATGAAAACGCAGACGATGAGGCAGCCAAAGTGGATGAAAACGTAGACGAACAGGCAGCCAAAGTTGATGAAAACGCAGAAGAGGAAGACGCTGCCGTAGCAGAGGAGGAAAACGCAGAAGGGGAAGACGCACATGTTGAAGACGCTGCCCTAGCAGAGGAGCAAAACAATGATGAGATTAACTCAAGGAAAAGGAAGAGGACCGACAATGCATGTGTTTCAAATAAGAAAACGCATACGTCGTGA
- the LOC104737325 gene encoding uncharacterized protein LOC104737325 translates to MFMYFRVIIAYSIFLNTSTEQELKKDQSMALMVKNRPYEYTKMENEDPQELIHRRAQFLIQKVLERADNKTRQQQQRRRSSGPLIMIRVVGIRMRIGKKLRKLRKNNSCVCNNLISRFLKSFKRFLCSSSSSSSSSRTISDLPPLFSIQV, encoded by the coding sequence ATGTTTATGTACTTTCGTGTTATTATAGCCTACTCAATCTTTCTTAATACTTCAACAGAACAAGAACTCAAAAAAGATCAATCAATGGCATTAATGGTGAAGAATCGTCCGTACGAGTACACAAAGATGGAGAATGAAGACCCACAGGAGCTAATTCACAGAAGAGCTCAGTTCCTAATCCAGAAGGTCTTAGAACGAGCCGACAACAAGACCAGACAGCAGCAACAGAGAAGGAGATCATCTGGACCGTTGATTATGATCCGAGTGGTTGGGATACGAATGAGAATTGGTAAGAAGCTAAGGAAGCTGAGGAAGAACAACAGTTGTGTCTGCAATAATCTCATCTCTCGTTTCCTCAAATCTTTTAAACGtttcttgtgttcttcttcttcttcatcttcttcttctcgaacTATCTCTGatcttcctcctctcttctctatacAAGTTTGA